A stretch of the Myripristis murdjan chromosome 24, fMyrMur1.1, whole genome shotgun sequence genome encodes the following:
- the tab2 gene encoding TGF-beta-activated kinase 1 and MAP3K7-binding protein 2 isoform X2 yields MAQGSHQIDIQVLHDLRQKFPEVPEGVVSQCVLQNNNNLDACCKYLSQVSPGYLYSEGGNLSFSDDPSFTRLRNHMTQLNLGLQSQNVHVAPVRDGLRMNGSRTLAHSLSDGPLQTGQAPNSDFFQQEPQSAPVQVPASLNVFGVMEPTSKPQPPRHLGLYPLGVKGSTMGAQQTPRFNPITVTLAPNIQTGRNTPTSLHIHGGPQSGLSSPQGNSIYIRPYVSQPGTTRQNQQQGGRAQYSPTSQPQQQIYQISHPSSLPGSWSGPQHASSHTSQHQAQGHQTSHVYMPISSPTTPQAPSILQAPAGSQASSSGVSSCSSSSSSCSSVMPTSLSTFSQYNIQNISTGPRKNQIEIKLESPQRSNSTTTTAVLRTSSGPRSSSSTSSSCPSSSSSTGVATGPTTPLSIGGPGLSRSQPTVYISASPPTAATTPSEEAVMASAGSRSQPKFYISANASSDDSGGRNPPTVYISANPPLQGPSGARNMGGQVSMGPAYIHHHPPKSRASVGGGGTASSPRVVVTQPNTKYTFKITVSPNKPPAVSPGVVSPTFEPTNLLSLPADHHFVEPDPLHLSDPLSAHRERPSEPRRLSMGSDDAAYTQGKARRERLWLALLVHQKARMERLWHELELKKKKLEKLKEEVNEMENDLTRRRLERSNSASQIPSIEEMQQLRCKNRKLQIDIDCLTKEIDLLQTKGPHFNPSAIHNFYDNIGFLGPVPPKPKDSSSKSAKPVADQEEDEGTQWSCTACTFLNHPALNRCEQCEFPRHF; encoded by the exons ATGGCACAGGGAAGCCACCAGATTGACATTCAGGTTTTGCATGACCTGCGCCAGAAGTTCCCTGAAGTCCCAGAGGGTGTTGTTTCACAGTGTGTTTTGCAA aacaacaacaatttaGACGCCTGCTGTAAATACTTGTCCCAGGTCAGTCCGGGCTACTTGTACAGTGAAGGAGGAAACCTCAGCTTCTCTGACGACCCCAGTTTTACCAGGCTCCGTAATCACATGACCCAGCTGAACCTGGGCCTTCAGTCTCAGAATGTGCATGTGGCCCCGGTGCGGGACGGCCTGAGGATGAACGGCAGCAGGACTTTGGCCCATAGTCTGAGCGACGGGCCCCTCCAGACAGGCCAGGCCCCCAACAGTGACTTCTTTCAGCAGGAGCCCCAGTCAGCTCCAGTGCAGGTGCCCGCCAGTCTCAATGTTTTTGGTGTGATGGAGCCCACAAGCAAACCGCAGCCTCCCCGGCACCTGGGACTGTATCCGCTGGGTGTCAAAGGATCGACCATGGGCGCCCAGCAGACACCGCGTTTCAACCCTATTACCGTAACGCTGGCCCCCAATATCCAGACAGGCCGCAACACCCCTACTTCTTTGCACATACATGGCGGGCCACAGTCGGGTCTGAGCAGTCCACAGGGTAACTCAATCTACATCAGACCCTATGTCAGCCAGCCCGGTACGACCCGGCAGAACCAGCAGCAGGGGGGCAGGGCCCAGTACAGCCCCACCTCCCAGCCCCAGCAGCAGATCTACCAGATCTCGCACCCCTCCTCCTTGCCTGGTTCCTGGTCAGGCCCCCAGCACGCCTCATCACATACCTCACAACACCAGGCCCAGGGCCACCAGACCTCCCACGTCTACATGCCAATCAGCTCACCTACAACCCCCCAAGCCCCCTCTATTCTCCAGGCTCCCGCTGGAAGCCAGGCCTCCTCCTCTGgtgtctcctcctgctcttcttcctcctcctcatgctccTCTGTTATGCCCACCTCCCTGTCTACCTTCAGCCAGTACAACATCCAGAACATCTCCACCGGCCCACGAAAGAACCAGATAGAGATCAAACTTGAATCTCCTCAGAGGAGCAActccacaaccacaacagccgTGCTGCGAACAAGCAGCGGgccccgctcctcctcctccacctcctcctcctgtccctcctcctcatcctctacTGGGGTGGCTACTGGCCCCACCACCCCTCTCTCCATCGGAGGCCCGGGTCTGAGCCGCAGCCAGCCCACTGTTTACATCTCTGCCAGCCCGCCCACTGCTGCTACCACTCCCTCTGAGGAGGCTGTCATGGCCTCAGCCGGCTCCCGCTCCCAGCCCaagttttacatttctgctaaCGCCTCCAGTGATGACAGTGGGGGGAGAAACCCTCCCACGGTCTACATCTCAGCCAATCCTCCCTTGCAGGGGCCTTCAGGGGCCAGGAACATGGGTGGCCAGGTGAGCATGGGTCCTGCCTACATCCACCACCATCCACCTAAGTCCCGTGCCTCAGTGGGAGGGGGAGGCACGGCCTCTTCGCCTCGGGTGGTGGTTACTCAGCCCAACACCAAGTACACTTTTAAAATAACCGTGTCCCCCAACAAGCCTCCGGCTGTGTCCCCTGGAGTTGTGTCCCCCACTTTTGAGCCCACCAACCTCCTCAGTCTCCCCGCGGACCACCACTTTGTGGAGCCAGACCCACTTCATCTTTCAGACCCACTGTCAGCACACAGGGAGAGGCCGAGCGAGCCTCGCAGACTCAGCATGGGCTCAGACGATGCAGCGTACACACAAG GCAAGGCTAGAAGGGAGAGATTGTGGTTAG cCTTATTGGTCCATCAGAAGGCCCGCATGGAGAGGCTGTGGCATGAGCtggagctgaagaagaagaagctggagAAGCTAAAAGAGGAAGTCAATGAGATGGAGAATGACCTGACCAGGAGGCGGCTAGAGAGATCCAACTCTGCCTCTCAAATTCCTTCG ATTGAGGAAATGCAGCAGTTGAGATGCAAAAACAGGAAACTGCAGATTGACATTGACTGCCTAACCAAAGAAATTGATCTCCTTCAAACCAAAG GACCACACTTTAATCCCAGTGCAATCCATAACTTTTACGACAACATTGGATTCCTAGGTCCTGTCCCACCCAAACCCAAAG ACTCGAGCAGTAAGAGCGCAAAGCCCGTAGCAGAccaggaggaggacgaggggaCGCAGTGGAGTTGCACAGCCTGCACCTTCCTCAACCATCCCGCCCTCAACCGCTGTGAACAGTGCGAGTTCCCGCGGCATTTCTGA
- the tab2 gene encoding TGF-beta-activated kinase 1 and MAP3K7-binding protein 2 isoform X1, whose translation MAQGSHQIDIQVLHDLRQKFPEVPEGVVSQCVLQNNNNLDACCKYLSQVSPGYLYSEGGNLSFSDDPSFTRLRNHMTQLNLGLQSQNVHVAPVRDGLRMNGSRTLAHSLSDGPLQTGQAPNSDFFQQEPQSAPVQVPASLNVFGVMEPTSKPQPPRHLGLYPLGVKGSTMGAQQTPRFNPITVTLAPNIQTGRNTPTSLHIHGGPQSGLSSPQGNSIYIRPYVSQPGTTRQNQQQGGRAQYSPTSQPQQQIYQISHPSSLPGSWSGPQHASSHTSQHQAQGHQTSHVYMPISSPTTPQAPSILQAPAGSQASSSGVSSCSSSSSSCSSVMPTSLSTFSQYNIQNISTGPRKNQIEIKLESPQRSNSTTTTAVLRTSSGPRSSSSTSSSCPSSSSSTGVATGPTTPLSIGGPGLSRSQPTVYISASPPTAATTPSEEAVMASAGSRSQPKFYISANASSDDSGGRNPPTVYISANPPLQGPSGARNMGGQVSMGPAYIHHHPPKSRASVGGGGTASSPRVVVTQPNTKYTFKITVSPNKPPAVSPGVVSPTFEPTNLLSLPADHHFVEPDPLHLSDPLSAHRERPSEPRRLSMGSDDAAYTQGKARRERLWLALLVHQKARMERLWHELELKKKKLEKLKEEVNEMENDLTRRRLERSNSASQIPSIEEMQQLRCKNRKLQIDIDCLTKEIDLLQTKGPHFNPSAIHNFYDNIGFLGPVPPKPKGTLSVDSSSKSAKPVADQEEDEGTQWSCTACTFLNHPALNRCEQCEFPRHF comes from the exons ATGGCACAGGGAAGCCACCAGATTGACATTCAGGTTTTGCATGACCTGCGCCAGAAGTTCCCTGAAGTCCCAGAGGGTGTTGTTTCACAGTGTGTTTTGCAA aacaacaacaatttaGACGCCTGCTGTAAATACTTGTCCCAGGTCAGTCCGGGCTACTTGTACAGTGAAGGAGGAAACCTCAGCTTCTCTGACGACCCCAGTTTTACCAGGCTCCGTAATCACATGACCCAGCTGAACCTGGGCCTTCAGTCTCAGAATGTGCATGTGGCCCCGGTGCGGGACGGCCTGAGGATGAACGGCAGCAGGACTTTGGCCCATAGTCTGAGCGACGGGCCCCTCCAGACAGGCCAGGCCCCCAACAGTGACTTCTTTCAGCAGGAGCCCCAGTCAGCTCCAGTGCAGGTGCCCGCCAGTCTCAATGTTTTTGGTGTGATGGAGCCCACAAGCAAACCGCAGCCTCCCCGGCACCTGGGACTGTATCCGCTGGGTGTCAAAGGATCGACCATGGGCGCCCAGCAGACACCGCGTTTCAACCCTATTACCGTAACGCTGGCCCCCAATATCCAGACAGGCCGCAACACCCCTACTTCTTTGCACATACATGGCGGGCCACAGTCGGGTCTGAGCAGTCCACAGGGTAACTCAATCTACATCAGACCCTATGTCAGCCAGCCCGGTACGACCCGGCAGAACCAGCAGCAGGGGGGCAGGGCCCAGTACAGCCCCACCTCCCAGCCCCAGCAGCAGATCTACCAGATCTCGCACCCCTCCTCCTTGCCTGGTTCCTGGTCAGGCCCCCAGCACGCCTCATCACATACCTCACAACACCAGGCCCAGGGCCACCAGACCTCCCACGTCTACATGCCAATCAGCTCACCTACAACCCCCCAAGCCCCCTCTATTCTCCAGGCTCCCGCTGGAAGCCAGGCCTCCTCCTCTGgtgtctcctcctgctcttcttcctcctcctcatgctccTCTGTTATGCCCACCTCCCTGTCTACCTTCAGCCAGTACAACATCCAGAACATCTCCACCGGCCCACGAAAGAACCAGATAGAGATCAAACTTGAATCTCCTCAGAGGAGCAActccacaaccacaacagccgTGCTGCGAACAAGCAGCGGgccccgctcctcctcctccacctcctcctcctgtccctcctcctcatcctctacTGGGGTGGCTACTGGCCCCACCACCCCTCTCTCCATCGGAGGCCCGGGTCTGAGCCGCAGCCAGCCCACTGTTTACATCTCTGCCAGCCCGCCCACTGCTGCTACCACTCCCTCTGAGGAGGCTGTCATGGCCTCAGCCGGCTCCCGCTCCCAGCCCaagttttacatttctgctaaCGCCTCCAGTGATGACAGTGGGGGGAGAAACCCTCCCACGGTCTACATCTCAGCCAATCCTCCCTTGCAGGGGCCTTCAGGGGCCAGGAACATGGGTGGCCAGGTGAGCATGGGTCCTGCCTACATCCACCACCATCCACCTAAGTCCCGTGCCTCAGTGGGAGGGGGAGGCACGGCCTCTTCGCCTCGGGTGGTGGTTACTCAGCCCAACACCAAGTACACTTTTAAAATAACCGTGTCCCCCAACAAGCCTCCGGCTGTGTCCCCTGGAGTTGTGTCCCCCACTTTTGAGCCCACCAACCTCCTCAGTCTCCCCGCGGACCACCACTTTGTGGAGCCAGACCCACTTCATCTTTCAGACCCACTGTCAGCACACAGGGAGAGGCCGAGCGAGCCTCGCAGACTCAGCATGGGCTCAGACGATGCAGCGTACACACAAG GCAAGGCTAGAAGGGAGAGATTGTGGTTAG cCTTATTGGTCCATCAGAAGGCCCGCATGGAGAGGCTGTGGCATGAGCtggagctgaagaagaagaagctggagAAGCTAAAAGAGGAAGTCAATGAGATGGAGAATGACCTGACCAGGAGGCGGCTAGAGAGATCCAACTCTGCCTCTCAAATTCCTTCG ATTGAGGAAATGCAGCAGTTGAGATGCAAAAACAGGAAACTGCAGATTGACATTGACTGCCTAACCAAAGAAATTGATCTCCTTCAAACCAAAG GACCACACTTTAATCCCAGTGCAATCCATAACTTTTACGACAACATTGGATTCCTAGGTCCTGTCCCACCCAAACCCAAAGGTACTTTATCTGTTG ACTCGAGCAGTAAGAGCGCAAAGCCCGTAGCAGAccaggaggaggacgaggggaCGCAGTGGAGTTGCACAGCCTGCACCTTCCTCAACCATCCCGCCCTCAACCGCTGTGAACAGTGCGAGTTCCCGCGGCATTTCTGA
- the tab2 gene encoding TGF-beta-activated kinase 1 and MAP3K7-binding protein 2 isoform X3 produces MAQGSHQIDIQVLHDLRQKFPEVPEGVVSQCVLQNNNNLDACCKYLSQVSPGYLYSEGGNLSFSDDPSFTRLRNHMTQLNLGLQSQNVHVAPVRDGLRMNGSRTLAHSLSDGPLQTGQAPNSDFFQQEPQSAPVQVPASLNVFGVMEPTSKPQPPRHLGLYPLGVKGSTMGAQQTPRFNPITVTLAPNIQTGRNTPTSLHIHGGPQSGLSSPQGNSIYIRPYVSQPGTTRQNQQQGGRAQYSPTSQPQQQIYQISHPSSLPGSWSGPQHASSHTSQHQAQGHQTSHVYMPISSPTTPQAPSILQAPAGSQASSSGVSSCSSSSSSCSSVMPTSLSTFSQYNIQNISTGPRKNQIEIKLESPQRSNSTTTTAVLRTSSGPRSSSSTSSSCPSSSSSTGVATGPTTPLSIGGPGLSRSQPTVYISASPPTAATTPSEEAVMASAGSRSQPKFYISANASSDDSGGRNPPTVYISANPPLQGPSGARNMGGQVSMGPAYIHHHPPKSRASVGGGGTASSPRVVVTQPNTKYTFKITVSPNKPPAVSPGVVSPTFEPTNLLSLPADHHFVEPDPLHLSDPLSAHRERPSEPRRLSMGSDDAAYTQALLVHQKARMERLWHELELKKKKLEKLKEEVNEMENDLTRRRLERSNSASQIPSIEEMQQLRCKNRKLQIDIDCLTKEIDLLQTKGPHFNPSAIHNFYDNIGFLGPVPPKPKGTLSVDSSSKSAKPVADQEEDEGTQWSCTACTFLNHPALNRCEQCEFPRHF; encoded by the exons ATGGCACAGGGAAGCCACCAGATTGACATTCAGGTTTTGCATGACCTGCGCCAGAAGTTCCCTGAAGTCCCAGAGGGTGTTGTTTCACAGTGTGTTTTGCAA aacaacaacaatttaGACGCCTGCTGTAAATACTTGTCCCAGGTCAGTCCGGGCTACTTGTACAGTGAAGGAGGAAACCTCAGCTTCTCTGACGACCCCAGTTTTACCAGGCTCCGTAATCACATGACCCAGCTGAACCTGGGCCTTCAGTCTCAGAATGTGCATGTGGCCCCGGTGCGGGACGGCCTGAGGATGAACGGCAGCAGGACTTTGGCCCATAGTCTGAGCGACGGGCCCCTCCAGACAGGCCAGGCCCCCAACAGTGACTTCTTTCAGCAGGAGCCCCAGTCAGCTCCAGTGCAGGTGCCCGCCAGTCTCAATGTTTTTGGTGTGATGGAGCCCACAAGCAAACCGCAGCCTCCCCGGCACCTGGGACTGTATCCGCTGGGTGTCAAAGGATCGACCATGGGCGCCCAGCAGACACCGCGTTTCAACCCTATTACCGTAACGCTGGCCCCCAATATCCAGACAGGCCGCAACACCCCTACTTCTTTGCACATACATGGCGGGCCACAGTCGGGTCTGAGCAGTCCACAGGGTAACTCAATCTACATCAGACCCTATGTCAGCCAGCCCGGTACGACCCGGCAGAACCAGCAGCAGGGGGGCAGGGCCCAGTACAGCCCCACCTCCCAGCCCCAGCAGCAGATCTACCAGATCTCGCACCCCTCCTCCTTGCCTGGTTCCTGGTCAGGCCCCCAGCACGCCTCATCACATACCTCACAACACCAGGCCCAGGGCCACCAGACCTCCCACGTCTACATGCCAATCAGCTCACCTACAACCCCCCAAGCCCCCTCTATTCTCCAGGCTCCCGCTGGAAGCCAGGCCTCCTCCTCTGgtgtctcctcctgctcttcttcctcctcctcatgctccTCTGTTATGCCCACCTCCCTGTCTACCTTCAGCCAGTACAACATCCAGAACATCTCCACCGGCCCACGAAAGAACCAGATAGAGATCAAACTTGAATCTCCTCAGAGGAGCAActccacaaccacaacagccgTGCTGCGAACAAGCAGCGGgccccgctcctcctcctccacctcctcctcctgtccctcctcctcatcctctacTGGGGTGGCTACTGGCCCCACCACCCCTCTCTCCATCGGAGGCCCGGGTCTGAGCCGCAGCCAGCCCACTGTTTACATCTCTGCCAGCCCGCCCACTGCTGCTACCACTCCCTCTGAGGAGGCTGTCATGGCCTCAGCCGGCTCCCGCTCCCAGCCCaagttttacatttctgctaaCGCCTCCAGTGATGACAGTGGGGGGAGAAACCCTCCCACGGTCTACATCTCAGCCAATCCTCCCTTGCAGGGGCCTTCAGGGGCCAGGAACATGGGTGGCCAGGTGAGCATGGGTCCTGCCTACATCCACCACCATCCACCTAAGTCCCGTGCCTCAGTGGGAGGGGGAGGCACGGCCTCTTCGCCTCGGGTGGTGGTTACTCAGCCCAACACCAAGTACACTTTTAAAATAACCGTGTCCCCCAACAAGCCTCCGGCTGTGTCCCCTGGAGTTGTGTCCCCCACTTTTGAGCCCACCAACCTCCTCAGTCTCCCCGCGGACCACCACTTTGTGGAGCCAGACCCACTTCATCTTTCAGACCCACTGTCAGCACACAGGGAGAGGCCGAGCGAGCCTCGCAGACTCAGCATGGGCTCAGACGATGCAGCGTACACACAAG cCTTATTGGTCCATCAGAAGGCCCGCATGGAGAGGCTGTGGCATGAGCtggagctgaagaagaagaagctggagAAGCTAAAAGAGGAAGTCAATGAGATGGAGAATGACCTGACCAGGAGGCGGCTAGAGAGATCCAACTCTGCCTCTCAAATTCCTTCG ATTGAGGAAATGCAGCAGTTGAGATGCAAAAACAGGAAACTGCAGATTGACATTGACTGCCTAACCAAAGAAATTGATCTCCTTCAAACCAAAG GACCACACTTTAATCCCAGTGCAATCCATAACTTTTACGACAACATTGGATTCCTAGGTCCTGTCCCACCCAAACCCAAAGGTACTTTATCTGTTG ACTCGAGCAGTAAGAGCGCAAAGCCCGTAGCAGAccaggaggaggacgaggggaCGCAGTGGAGTTGCACAGCCTGCACCTTCCTCAACCATCCCGCCCTCAACCGCTGTGAACAGTGCGAGTTCCCGCGGCATTTCTGA